CTTCTTTTAATTTAATTTAGTTCGGCATTACTATGTAAATGCTTTAAATAAAAGAAGGGGAAGAACTTGAAATTGTTAGATCTTTGGACAAAATGAGAGATAAAaccaaaaaaataagaaaatgctAGCTAATGTTTTCTTTACCCATAATTTTGTcatatttttttaataagaagaagaaataatTAGGAAAAAAAGTAGAAAGAAAAAATGATATCACCATTTTTTTACACGTATCGGTAAATCTTTTGCTCAACACCATCACTTTCTTTCCAAAGCACTTTCCTCTTAAACCACAAAACAAAtctcttcttcctcttttttCCTTCTAATTTGACGTGAAAGTCAAAAATATGTTTCTTTTTGCAGATAATTTGTCCTACCATTTTGATACTCTGGTCACTCTTCTATGAATTTAATctaacaaaaaaaattatatttgggCATGCGTGATTCTTTTCCTTGAAAAAAGTACAttccaatccaaaaaaaaaaaaaaaattaaaccaaaCAAACATTACCTCCATGGCTCCATCATATTATTCCCTCAACAAAAACCTGCTTCCTGCATGATACATTGATAATCGCCGTAAGTAGTTAACATCTAATCTGATATGTGCATGTCATTTCAATGTAAGAAATTGATCATTATTTTATGAAAGTTTAGCTGTGGAAAAAGACAATTATGTAAGTCCCATACATGGCTTAATTACACCAATCAACATGATTATCGTTAAAGAGAAAGAGCATCAACAATATCAAAAGTCAGCAGCAAGTTAGGATCTAAGAATTCaaagaaaaagtaaaaacaaTTAGAAGTAGATGAGGAACAGACAAAATTCTATATTTCTGATCATACTTGTTGTATGTTTGGGGTGTGTATATGTGCAAGAAAGGATGCAAATTAGCAAGAAACGGTTTGTAGACTTTATTGGATTTTAATGGGTGTAATTGTATAGTTATTGGCTTGTGAGTAATTGGTCATTTAACAAATGATTTCAAATTTTCTAACgcagctaagcataattaataggATTAATAGAGTACATAAATGAGGGGGAAAAGGCCATTGATTGTTATTTTATAAATTTATAAATGaggaaaaatgagaaaaaatgccaaaaaaaagaaaaaaaaaagataaatatgaatcCTTGCCAAAAAAAGGTGTCACATCATCTTGTCTATTCCtaactttattatatatatatatagatatccCAACATTTATACGTTTAATCGTGACTTTATTACTATAGATACCCTTGGTATTCTTGAAATTTAGTAAACTTTGAGGAACATTTAAATGATCTGAAAAAATCAACTCGTTGATGTCATTTAATAGTACGTGGCAGCTTTTTCTCTACTCTCTTAATGCAGCCATGTCTACACCCTTACGtcttcctcttctttttcttcaatCCGCATTCGCCCATTGCCTTCTCAGAAAGTATTATTGGCCTCTTTTgataaaaaattcaaaattattacaataaataaaaggaaataCTTAAACCCCaacgggcaatttgcaggattgccctttgctgggggtggtctttaatttttacccctcaaaatggtgatCTTTAAATTTGGCTCTTCAGGTAGGCAGAATTTCTGTCCATGCAAATTCATTagacagatttgcaaaattctctcttgcaaattttttttttattattgagTTGGGATTCGAACCCACAATCTCTAGGTAAAacttaaagatcaccaatttgaagggcaaaaattaaagaccaccccaaatgaagggcaatcagcgcaaaaaaaaaaaaaaaaagaaccccaACTCCTATATTATtctctttgtttcaatttgtttggcaTAATTTGAAGTACGAGGGTCAAATTAACTAACATTCAATTTGAATTTGGAAATAGAATTTTCAATTTCTTTttaaacaacttttttttttaacagaaaGGATAGATATTATATTAATACTAAGACCCCAGCTGGGGGGTAATCATATTACAAGTACCAGTAGTGTCTCTTAGGACACTTCCATTACCCAAACTAGCTAGATAGTTACCATTGTCTTCACTTACATACTTAAAACATAGTACTAGACTTATCCAAACTTAGCTGGTGAACAACAGTAGTAGGTGAAATAGCATAGTTTTTCCTAACATTTAGATTGGACATCTTGGAAGCTTCCTTTGCCAAAAGGTGTGCTGCATGATTTCCCTCCCTGAAGCTATGCCTGATCAGTATGTTCTGCAACTGGGACAGCAACCATCTGCAAGAGGAGATAAGAGAAGAATAAGTGTCATTTCCTATAGAAAGAGCTTTAATGACATCCGTGCTGTCAATTTCAATCTCCAGCGGTTGTAAGTTTCTATTGATGGCAACCTGTAATCCATGATCCAGAGCTAACAATTCTGCATGAATAGGAGAGTTAGCAAAACATTTGCATTGATAACCAGTGATCCAATCGCCATTATGATCCCTGAAGAGACCTGCAATGCCTCCTATATTACTTTTGCAATCAAAGGCACCATTAATTTGAGTGGAGGCTTATGCCATCTGATTTTAATTTCCTTTTTTGGTTGGTATACAGGTTCATTTTTAGTGAGGAGGGAATATTCAGTGGCACGATGTATAATAGTGTTTAAGGTGATCTTAATATTAGTATTGTTGTGGTTATTGTGATTACAAGTTATCCAAATAGACCATATTACAAAGGGAAAAAGAGTCTCCCATTTGGTTAACTTACATGGGATAGAGGGATTGCTCCTTCGAATGTGATCTAACCAGTGGAGTTAGCTATTATCATGAAAGGAGATGTTGAGTTCTCTCCACAAGTTTCGAATCCCTATGCATTGGGTAAAAATATGCTTGATAGTTTCAGATTCCTTTCGACAGACAGGGCATTGGTCATCTATATTTATGCCAATATGGTCTACAAGGAATGCGATTATGATAATATTGCCACAGGAAGAATTTGATTTTATTAGGGCAAATGAGTTGCCATATCCAAGAGAAATCTTTATCGAGGGGTATAGGAGAAGCTGTACTAGGATTGCAAGAAGCAGTGGAGAACTTGGCAATATTATTTCTAGGGGCCGATAATGGGAGGTCCGGGGAAGCATTCATTAAGGGGAGAGGGATAGACCGGATCTTTTTAAACAAATTTTATATATTAAGAAAATAtataaaagtactataagtcacaatatttaacaattcaaaatattttaaaatatttggaaaaaaaattatggttaaagaaaatatttttgacgGTCCAAATAatactaagacaaacaaattaaaacgaaGTGAATAATATTTATGAATCGTTCCTCAATCCGTATGACGCAAACCATAAATGTAAAATGAAACCAAGCATGTAGATGTGGGACGACTTAAAAccttaattttcaaatttcaaactCTAACTCTAATTTTTAGTGTTACATCTTGAAGCCCTCTAATTTTTAGTGTTACATCTTGAAGCCTAAATGTAATTTAAATCTCAAACTAAATTTATTTCTTAAAATATAAACATTACGAGAATTAAGTTGGATATGAAGTTTCCCTACTACTCTTACAAATTCTCTTTTTTTTCCATTGACGAACAACTTATATTGATATGACAATAAGGAAAAAGTCCGACtttttccatctcaaagacttccATCACATGTGCttgagatttcaaaaaaaaaagaagtttaaaatggatgaaatttactTACATTAACGTTAATGTTAGAAGATATATTTAATTTTAAactctatttttttaattataactaaagtgatgatacgtaaaatacattttgtatatgtctGTTATATACTTTCTTCGATCCATTTTACgtgtcatgttttttttttcgcacgcccttaagaaaatattaattaaaaggataatttgactaaattaaccTTATTTATTCTTTGATCTAATTAAATATTACTCTATTTTACTGGTAAAGAAAAATATCAATCTATATGGAACAACTTACTTTCGTTTCTACTCATTTCCCCTCAGCATTTTTCTTAAATAGTTTGTTGCAGCTGCCCAAGTTACAAAtttgcttttttttcttttttgggctGAAACCCTTTTTCTCCTCAGAATCATTAGCTTCTTttaactcctcctccttctcctcaaGACTTTTATTTAGTTGGGCTGCCTCCTCTTTCAATACTTCAATTTGCGCCAATGCTTCTGCCAACTGGCCCTTTACTACATTTACTTCTTTGTTGCACCCAGAagctaatgtttgttgttgactTGCAAATTCTTTCACAGCATTTAACTCTTGAAGCACCTGCTCAAATTGACCCATCTTTTTTGCTAGAGCAGCTGATCCCTCTGTTGCTAAATTCTCCTTTTCAGTCACACATATTTCCAGCTCAGAAACCAGTTGCTTCAGTCTGTCCTTCTCTTCAACCTCGAATTTTAATTTGTTTTCCATCTCAATAACTTTTGTGTCGAGAGAAATACGAATGTCTTTTTCATTCAAATATTCCGAATACAGTTCTTTAAGCATGTCTTTAGCCTCCTTGATACCTTCACCGGAAATCACTCCACAAATTTCTTGTAAAATGAGGCACTCTAtctctaaatcttcaatttcaaaTTTTGTACTTTCAGCATCtgtatcattactatcattaagCAACTCGAATCCCAAGTTTAATTCCTCAGCTTCATTCCTTGTCCCCCCACTGAGATCCCTTAGAAAACAGGTATACACTTCTTCCCTTACAGAAGCTTCTATCAGTGAGTCTTCCATGGCTAAATTGAGATCTCCTATCTGTTTTAGCATGTCTGCTTCCACCAAAGAATATTGCAGCCTCTTCTCATTGGCGTCCGAAACTTGGAACAAAAGGGACTTAACTTCAACTTGCGTATCTTTAAGCGAGTCTCTAAGCTGGTGATTTTCAGAAAGAAGGCTATCAAGCCTCTTCTCATCGGCGTCCGAAACTTGGGACAAAAGGGACTTAACTTCAACTTGCGTATCTTTAAGCAGGTCTCTAAGCTGGCGATTTTCAGAAATAAGGCTATCAAGCCTCTTCTCATCGGCGTCCGAAACTTGGGACAAAAGGGACTTAACTTCAACTTGCGTATCTTTAAGCAAGTCTCTAAGCTGGCGATTTTCAGAAATAAGGCTATCAAGCCTCTTCTCATCGGCGTCCAAAACTTGAGACAAAAGGGACTTAACTTCAACTTGCGTATCTTTAAGCGAGTCTCTAAGCTGGTGATTTTCAGAAAGAAGGCTATCAAGCCTCTTCTCATCGGCGTCCGAAACTTGGGACAAAAGGGACTTAACTTCAACTTGCGTATCTTTAAGCAGGTCTCTAAGCTGGTGATTTTCAGAAATAAGGCTATCAAGCCTCTTCTCATCGGCGTCCGAAACTTGGGACAAAAGGGACTTAACTTCAACTTGCGTATCTTTAAGCAGGTCTCTAAGCTGGCGATTTTCAGAAATAAGGCAATCAAGCCTCTTCTCATCGGCGTAAGAAACTTGGGACAAAAGGGACTTAACTTCAACTTGCGTATCTTTAAGCAGGTCTCTAAGCTGGCGATTTTCAGAAATAAGGCTATCAACTTGGAACAAAAGGGACTTAACTTCAACTTGCGTATCTTTAAGCAGGTCTCTAAGCTGGCGATTTTCAGAAATAAGGCTATCAAGCCTCTTCTCATCGGCGTCCGAAACTTGGGACAAAAGGGACTTAACTTCAACTTGCGTATCTTTAAGCAGGTCTCTAAGCTGGTGATTTTCAGAAAGAAAGCTATCAAGCCTCTTCTCATCGGCGTCCGAAACTTGGGACAAAAGGGACTTAACTTCAACTTGTGTATCTTCAAGCAGGTCTATAAGTTGGTGATTTTCAGAAAGAAGGCTATCAAGCCTCTTCTCATTGGTGTCCGAAACTTGGGACAAAGGGGACTTAACTTCAACTTGTGCATCTTTAAGCAGGTTTCTAAGCTGGTGATTTTCAGAAAGAAGGCTATCAAGCCTCTTCTCATTGGCGTCCGAAACTTGGGACAAAAGGGACTTATCTTCAACTTGCTTATGTTTAAGCAAGTTTCTAAGCTGGTGATTTTCAGAAAGAAGGCTATCAAGTCTATCCTTCAAGTTACCGAAACTTAGAGTCTCCTGGGTAAATGCAGGATGTTTTTCATTCTCTACAAGGATATCATCCAATTTGAATATAATTTCTGGGATCTTCTTCCTTAGAATGTCAGATTCATCACCCTTATCCTTCTTATGTGGCACAGCAGAGCCTCCTCTAAGCTTTAGATAATCTGCTCTTAGATGAAAATATTCATTGGTTCTCTTTTGCAAAATGGACTCATGGTGTCTCTTCATCATTGTCATTATATTATTAAAATAGGTCACCATTTCCTCTTTTGACATGTGCTTCAACGTGGCATCATCAAAGTTCTCAGTTATATCAGTCTTAGAATCCTCCATCTTTTCATTTCCATCCCAAGTTGAAGAAGTCACATGCTCACTTGATGTCTTCCGTGTAAAGACATCTGCATCATGCGATCCATGGGAGGTCATATACCCTGTTTCTGAACTTGACAATGACTTCAAAACAGCATCCAACTCCGTCCGTAAATTAGAGATGTCATTCAACTTCTCATTTCGTTCACCACACAATTTAGCATACTGGTCCCACAATTTGTACTCAAAGTCTTCTTGCACAGTCCGAATTACACTACGCATTACCATGGCCTCAATCTCCACTTGGGTAAGATGCTCCTGCTGCCACTGACCAAGTGATGTCTTGGACAACTGTAGCATATCATCCATTCGTTTAAAGACGGTATCCAACATCATTTTCAAGTTATTTACTGTTTTGTCCAACTGAACCCAAATTCCAGATTCTTTCTCCTGTAGAATACCTTCTAGTCCCACCATCTCAGAGCGAGAGCTCATGTTCCTCATAGACTTGGATCCTCTAAACTCATCAATACTCTTCTTCAGCTTCTTGAATTCATCTTTTGCCAAACTTCTTAGCCGATCAAGAAAGTCTCCCATCTTGCCATGCTCCATAAAAACATCTGAC
Above is a genomic segment from Lycium barbarum isolate Lr01 chromosome 12, ASM1917538v2, whole genome shotgun sequence containing:
- the LOC132624473 gene encoding WPP domain-associated protein-like yields the protein MGDELESMNFRKHMTVSDVFMEHGKMGDFLDRLRSLAKDEFKKLKKSIDEFRGSKSMRNMSSRSEMVGLEGILQEKESGIWVQLDKTVNNLKMMLDTVFKRMDDMLQLSKTSLGQWQQEHLTQVEIEAMVMRSVIRTVQEDFEYKLWDQYAKLCGERNEKLNDISNLRTELDAVLKSLSSSETGYMTSHGSHDADVFTRKTSSEHVTSSTWDGNEKMEDSKTDITENFDDATLKHMSKEEMVTYFNNIMTMMKRHHESILQKRTNEYFHLRADYLKLRGGSAVPHKKDKGDESDILRKKIPEIIFKLDDILVENEKHPAFTQETLSFGNLKDRLDSLLSENHQLRNLLKHKQVEDKSLLSQVSDANEKRLDSLLSENHQLRNLLKDAQVEVKSPLSQVSDTNEKRLDSLLSENHQLIDLLEDTQVEVKSLLSQVSDADEKRLDSFLSENHQLRDLLKDTQVEVKSLLSQVSDADEKRLDSLISENRQLRDLLKDTQVEVKSLLFQVDSLISENRQLRDLLKDTQVEVKSLLSQVSYADEKRLDCLISENRQLRDLLKDTQVEVKSLLSQVSDADEKRLDSLISENHQLRDLLKDTQVEVKSLLSQVSDADEKRLDSLLSENHQLRDSLKDTQVEVKSLLSQVLDADEKRLDSLISENRQLRDLLKDTQVEVKSLLSQVSDADEKRLDSLISENRQLRDLLKDTQVEVKSLLSQVSDADEKRLDSLLSENHQLRDSLKDTQVEVKSLLFQVSDANEKRLQYSLVEADMLKQIGDLNLAMEDSLIEASVREEVYTCFLRDLSGGTRNEAEELNLGFELLNDSNDTDAESTKFEIEDLEIECLILQEICGVISGEGIKEAKDMLKELYSEYLNEKDIRISLDTKVIEMENKLKFEVEEKDRLKQLVSELEICVTEKENLATEGSAALAKKMGQFEQVLQELNAVKEFASQQQTLASGCNKEVNVVKGQLAEALAQIEVLKEEAAQLNKSLEEKEEELKEANDSEEKKGFSPKKKKKQICNLGSCNKLFKKNAEGK